Proteins from a genomic interval of Treponema brennaborense DSM 12168:
- the nusB gene encoding transcription antitermination factor NusB: MARRKGRILAFQALFSWDVGGMSVDELLAFPWMEADVLAKTDEGSLSFARLLIAGTIEHIDEIDSLIKAHLDSWDFERINKVDLAVLRISVYPLLYQHDIHPSIVIDEAIDIAKEFGSGDSFRFINAVLDNIRKDVSP; encoded by the coding sequence GTGGCACGAAGAAAAGGTAGAATACTTGCGTTTCAGGCGCTGTTTTCATGGGATGTCGGCGGAATGTCCGTAGACGAACTGCTGGCGTTTCCCTGGATGGAAGCGGACGTGCTTGCGAAGACCGATGAGGGGAGTCTGTCTTTTGCCCGGCTTCTGATAGCCGGAACAATTGAACATATTGACGAAATAGATTCGCTGATAAAAGCCCATTTGGATTCATGGGATTTCGAGCGCATAAACAAAGTCGATCTCGCCGTATTGCGGATCAGCGTGTATCCGCTCCTCTATCAGCACGATATACATCCTTCCATCGTTATAGACGAAGCCATCGATATTGCGAAAGAATTCGGTTCGGGCGATTCGTTCCGTTTTATCAACGCGGTGCTGGATAATATCAGAAAAGACGTTTCGCCGTAA
- a CDS encoding co-chaperone GroES, which yields MKVKPLADRVLVKTEKTESKTASGIIIPETAQEKTQTATVVAIGDNTEKIKVKVGEHVMYDKYAGTAIKIDGEDHLILKGDDIIAVIE from the coding sequence ATGAAAGTTAAACCCCTAGCAGACCGCGTTCTGGTAAAAACGGAAAAAACCGAATCAAAAACCGCGAGCGGTATTATTATCCCCGAAACGGCTCAGGAAAAAACGCAGACCGCTACCGTTGTTGCAATCGGCGACAACACTGAAAAAATCAAGGTAAAAGTCGGCGAACACGTTATGTACGACAAGTATGCGGGAACGGCGATCAAAATCGACGGTGAAGATCACTTGATTCTGAAAGGCGACGATATTATCGCCGTTATTGAATAA
- a CDS encoding sigma-70 family RNA polymerase sigma factor, whose product MATVKNYTMASDDNVLALYLKEINKIPLLSREEETDLAVKAAAGDKAAKDRIVNANLRFVVNVAKKYQNHGLDLVDLISEGNIGLMTAIERFDVSKGYHFISYAVWWIRQSILKAICEKSRMIRLPLNRANELVQIEHARKLVAQDKTEEEEITEVADMLNMDVSHVREMLNISRDMISLDASIRSSDQDSASIGEFLEDSRYEDPADTVLNASMQDDIDGVLGTLTDKEADVLRYRFGLNGNKSMSLKEVGDKFNLTKERIRQIEKKAIKRLQHPARTVRLEAYVA is encoded by the coding sequence ATGGCAACAGTTAAGAATTATACGATGGCTTCGGACGATAACGTATTGGCTCTGTATCTTAAAGAAATCAATAAAATACCGCTGTTGAGCCGTGAAGAAGAAACCGATCTTGCCGTCAAAGCTGCGGCCGGCGACAAAGCTGCCAAAGATCGAATCGTTAATGCAAATCTCCGGTTTGTTGTTAATGTTGCAAAAAAATATCAGAATCACGGACTTGATTTAGTCGACTTGATAAGCGAAGGCAATATCGGTTTGATGACTGCAATAGAACGTTTCGACGTGTCAAAAGGATATCATTTCATTTCATACGCCGTCTGGTGGATCCGGCAGTCGATTTTGAAAGCGATCTGCGAAAAATCGCGCATGATCCGGCTCCCGCTCAACCGTGCGAACGAACTGGTGCAAATAGAACACGCGCGGAAATTGGTTGCCCAGGATAAGACAGAAGAAGAAGAAATCACGGAAGTTGCCGATATGCTGAACATGGACGTGTCGCACGTGCGTGAAATGCTGAATATTTCACGCGATATGATTTCGCTCGACGCGTCTATCCGTTCTTCCGATCAGGACAGCGCTTCCATCGGTGAATTCCTGGAAGATTCCCGGTACGAAGATCCTGCCGATACGGTGCTGAACGCTTCCATGCAGGACGACATCGACGGCGTGTTGGGGACGCTTACCGACAAGGAAGCCGACGTACTGCGCTACCGCTTCGGATTGAACGGCAATAAATCGATGTCTTTGAAAGAAGTCGGTGATAAATTTAACCTGACCAAGGAACGCATCCGCCAGATTGAAAAGAAAGCGATCAAACGGCTGCAGCATCCGGCCCGTACCGTCCGTCTTGAAGCGTACGTCGCCTGA